A genome region from Arthrobacter sp. SLBN-100 includes the following:
- a CDS encoding YegP family protein — protein MAGKFEAFVDHDSFFRFRLLAPDGTIMAVSGPFDSKSSLAAGIAAVRECAGTGLVTDLCPAGTLAPQAPAVVPASAVETVQDDCDDRRVPANAHTFSPAKGPRRQGSRPRWITAAAR, from the coding sequence ATGGCCGGAAAGTTCGAAGCGTTTGTTGACCACGATTCTTTTTTCAGGTTCCGCCTCCTTGCCCCGGATGGCACCATTATGGCCGTCTCCGGCCCCTTCGACAGCAAGTCCTCCCTCGCTGCCGGCATCGCCGCCGTCAGGGAATGCGCGGGCACAGGACTGGTGACCGATCTCTGCCCCGCCGGCACGCTGGCGCCTCAGGCACCTGCCGTAGTTCCGGCGTCGGCCGTTGAAACTGTCCAGGACGACTGCGATGACCGGCGCGTACCCGCCAATGCACACACTTTCAGCCCGGCCAAGGGGCCGCGCCGGCAGGGAAGCCGGCCACGCTGGATCACCGCAGCTGCCCGCTGA
- a CDS encoding RNA polymerase sigma factor, producing MTDALTDRDLGDQAAGSSVFSVVYRMYASQVLGYLTARGVEDPEAAMQEVFLSVLPRLDTIQGGPTGLRTFIFSVAHARMVDDHRRQSRTPAKLPFEPELDQRKDSSAEAEALERISPQEVLDLLDGLPGDQREVLSLRLVAGLTVEQAAEAMGKSPGAVKQLQRRAVGKLRELSAVKEYLRP from the coding sequence GTGACTGATGCGCTGACTGACCGGGACCTGGGGGACCAGGCCGCCGGGTCATCCGTCTTCAGCGTCGTCTACCGGATGTATGCGTCACAGGTCCTGGGCTACCTCACGGCCCGGGGCGTCGAGGATCCGGAGGCGGCCATGCAGGAAGTGTTTCTCTCCGTCCTGCCGCGGCTGGACACCATCCAGGGCGGCCCTACAGGGCTCCGTACGTTCATTTTTTCGGTGGCCCACGCCCGGATGGTTGACGACCACCGGCGCCAAAGCCGCACTCCCGCCAAGCTGCCTTTCGAGCCCGAGCTGGACCAGCGGAAGGATTCCTCCGCCGAAGCGGAAGCCCTTGAACGGATTTCGCCCCAAGAGGTGCTGGACCTGCTCGACGGGTTGCCCGGGGACCAGCGCGAGGTCCTCTCCCTTCGCCTCGTGGCCGGGCTCACAGTGGAGCAGGCGGCTGAGGCGATGGGTAAAAGCCCGGGCGCAGTGAAACAGCTCCAGCGGCGGGCCGTGGGGAAGCTTCGGGAACTTTCGGCCGTGAAGGAGTACTTGAGGCCATGA
- a CDS encoding CoA-binding protein encodes MSTAQRTWSGPAAPERLNLLRQAKSIAIVGASDKPSRASYFVATYLLSSTRYKVYFVNPVVKEILGQPSYASLADLPESPDIVDVFRKHDDLPDVLDEAVAAGAKTLWLQLGSWHEGVAAGAEAAGLNVVMDRCVKIEHARFHGGLHLAGFDTGVISSKRQVTA; translated from the coding sequence ATGAGCACCGCCCAGCGCACCTGGTCCGGGCCGGCGGCCCCCGAGCGCCTGAACCTGCTCCGGCAAGCGAAATCCATTGCCATTGTGGGTGCCTCCGACAAGCCGTCGCGGGCCAGCTACTTTGTGGCCACGTACCTGTTGTCCTCCACCCGCTACAAGGTGTACTTCGTGAACCCGGTGGTCAAGGAGATCCTGGGCCAGCCCAGCTACGCCTCCCTCGCGGACCTGCCGGAAAGCCCGGACATCGTTGACGTGTTCCGCAAGCACGACGACCTTCCGGATGTGCTGGACGAGGCCGTGGCCGCAGGGGCGAAAACCCTCTGGCTGCAGCTGGGGTCCTGGCACGAGGGTGTGGCCGCAGGCGCGGAAGCTGCCGGCCTGAATGTAGTGATGGACCGGTGCGTGAAGATCGAGCATGCACGCTTCCACGGCGGACTTCACCTGGCCGGCTTCGACACCGGGGTGATTTCCTCCAAGCGCCAGGTCACGGCCTGA
- a CDS encoding O-acetylhomoserine aminocarboxypropyltransferase/cysteine synthase family protein — MADRTFGFRTRALHAGGTPDAEHGARAVPIYQTTSFVFKDTQDAANLFALQKYGNIYSRIGNPTVAAFEERIASLEGGIGAVATSSGMAAEFITFAALTQAGDHIVAASQLYGGTVTQLDVTLRRFGVDTTFVPGTDPADYAAAVRENTKAIFVEVVANPSSEVQDLEALAKVAHDAGIPLVVDATLSTPYLVRPIEHGADIVIHSATKFLGGHGTTLGGVIVESGRFNWGNGKFPTMTEPVASYGNVSWWGNFGEYGFLTKLRCEQLRDIGPALSPQSAFQLLQGVETLPQRLDEHLKNAKAVAEWLENDDRVAYVNYSGLPSHPHFKRARKYLPLGPGSVFSFGVKGGRAAGQKFIESLQLASHLANVGDSRTLVIHPGSTTHQQLSPAQLESAGVPEDLVRISVGLEDIEDILWDLDQALTEATNVAAEDAVARTEPADACTIGAHA, encoded by the coding sequence ATGGCTGACCGCACTTTCGGTTTCCGCACCCGCGCCCTGCATGCCGGCGGCACCCCCGACGCCGAACACGGCGCCCGTGCCGTACCCATCTACCAGACAACGTCCTTCGTGTTCAAGGACACCCAGGACGCCGCCAACCTGTTCGCACTGCAAAAGTACGGCAACATCTACTCCCGCATCGGCAACCCCACCGTGGCAGCGTTCGAAGAGCGCATCGCCTCGCTGGAGGGCGGCATCGGAGCTGTCGCGACGTCGTCGGGCATGGCTGCCGAGTTCATCACTTTCGCCGCGCTGACCCAGGCAGGCGACCACATCGTGGCAGCCTCCCAGCTCTACGGCGGCACGGTGACCCAGCTGGACGTGACCCTGCGCCGCTTCGGCGTAGACACCACGTTCGTCCCCGGCACCGACCCTGCAGACTACGCGGCGGCGGTCCGGGAGAACACCAAGGCGATCTTCGTCGAGGTGGTGGCCAACCCGTCGTCGGAGGTCCAGGACCTTGAGGCCCTGGCCAAGGTGGCGCACGACGCCGGCATCCCCCTGGTGGTGGATGCCACCTTGAGTACACCGTACCTCGTGCGGCCCATCGAACACGGCGCGGACATCGTGATCCACTCGGCCACCAAATTCCTTGGCGGGCACGGAACCACCCTGGGTGGCGTGATCGTGGAAAGCGGCCGGTTCAACTGGGGCAACGGCAAGTTCCCCACCATGACCGAACCGGTTGCCTCCTACGGCAACGTCTCCTGGTGGGGCAACTTTGGCGAGTACGGCTTCCTGACCAAGCTCCGCTGCGAACAGCTGCGCGACATCGGCCCGGCGCTCTCCCCGCAGTCCGCCTTCCAGCTGCTGCAGGGCGTGGAAACCCTTCCGCAGCGGCTGGACGAGCACCTGAAGAACGCGAAGGCCGTGGCCGAGTGGCTGGAAAACGATGACCGCGTGGCTTACGTGAACTACTCCGGCCTGCCCTCCCACCCGCACTTCAAGCGGGCACGGAAGTACCTGCCGCTGGGCCCTGGATCGGTCTTCTCCTTCGGCGTGAAGGGCGGGCGCGCTGCGGGCCAGAAGTTCATCGAGTCCCTCCAGCTGGCCTCACACCTGGCCAACGTGGGTGATTCCCGCACCCTGGTGATCCACCCGGGCAGCACCACCCATCAGCAGCTCAGCCCCGCCCAGCTCGAGTCAGCCGGCGTGCCGGAGGACCTGGTCCGCATTTCCGTGGGCCTGGAGGACATCGAGGACATCCTGTGGGACCTCGACCAGGCGCTCACAGAAGCGACGAACGTGGCGGCGGAAGATGCCGTCGCCCGCACGGAACCCGCAGACGCCTGCACGATCGGAGCACACGCATGA
- the sfnG gene encoding dimethylsulfone monooxygenase SfnG: MNDISSVARLSEPLKFAYWVPNVSGGLVVSTIEQRTGWDFDYNKKLARIAENSGFEYALTQTRYAASYGADKQHEATSFSLALLAATERLKVIAAVHPGMWHPGVLAKYIITADHISNGRAAVNIVSGWLKNEFTNFGLEWLEHDERYVRTEEFIKVLRGLWTEQEYSQSGKYYNITDFTLNPAPIDVPGRAHPEIFFGGNSTAAQATAGRVADWYFSNGKDLEGFKENIAGVVAAAGETRRTEGALPAPRFGLNGFVIARDSEKEARDTLREIVEKAHKPAVQGFRDAVQEAGASTKDGKGMWADSTFEDLIQYNDGFKTQLIGTPEQIAERIVEYKKLGVNLFLTCYLHFQEEVAAFGQEVLPIVRELEADLARKNGTELDLSGTPAVSTGSTTGLVTV, encoded by the coding sequence ATGAATGACATCAGCAGCGTTGCCCGGCTCTCCGAACCGCTGAAGTTCGCGTACTGGGTCCCGAACGTCTCCGGCGGACTGGTGGTCTCCACCATCGAACAGCGGACCGGGTGGGACTTCGACTACAACAAGAAGCTGGCCCGGATCGCGGAGAACTCCGGCTTCGAGTACGCCCTGACCCAGACCCGCTACGCCGCTTCGTATGGGGCGGACAAGCAGCATGAGGCCACGTCCTTCAGCCTGGCGCTGCTGGCCGCTACCGAGCGGCTGAAGGTCATCGCCGCAGTCCACCCGGGCATGTGGCACCCCGGCGTGCTGGCCAAGTACATCATCACCGCCGACCACATCTCCAACGGGCGTGCCGCCGTCAACATCGTCTCCGGCTGGCTCAAGAACGAGTTCACCAACTTCGGCCTGGAATGGCTGGAGCATGACGAACGCTATGTCCGCACCGAGGAGTTCATCAAGGTCCTCCGCGGCCTGTGGACCGAGCAGGAATACAGCCAGTCCGGCAAGTACTACAACATCACCGATTTCACCCTGAACCCCGCCCCCATTGACGTGCCCGGGCGCGCCCACCCCGAGATCTTCTTCGGCGGAAACTCGACGGCGGCGCAGGCCACCGCGGGCCGCGTTGCGGACTGGTACTTCTCCAACGGCAAGGACCTGGAAGGCTTCAAGGAGAACATCGCCGGGGTCGTGGCCGCGGCCGGCGAAACCCGCCGCACCGAAGGCGCCCTCCCGGCACCCCGCTTCGGCTTGAACGGTTTCGTCATCGCCCGCGATTCCGAGAAGGAAGCCCGGGACACGCTCCGCGAGATCGTCGAGAAGGCACACAAGCCTGCCGTCCAGGGATTCCGGGACGCCGTCCAGGAAGCCGGCGCCTCCACCAAGGACGGCAAGGGCATGTGGGCAGATTCCACCTTCGAGGACCTGATCCAGTACAACGACGGCTTCAAGACCCAGCTGATCGGCACCCCTGAACAGATCGCCGAACGCATCGTGGAGTACAAGAAACTCGGCGTGAACCTGTTCCTGACCTGCTACCTGCACTTCCAGGAGGAGGTGGCGGCGTTCGGCCAGGAGGTCCTGCCCATCGTCCGGGAACTTGAAGCAGACCTCGCCCGGAAGAACGGCACCGAACTGGACTTGTCCGGCACTCCCGCGGTTTCGACAGGCTCAACCACCGGGCTGGTGACTGTCTAA
- the acs gene encoding acetate--CoA ligase — translation MGLSTTETLDLNAGVHPDNVAFWEQQALRLEWDTPWHTGHRWVPADPEAGRGPGISWFEGGKLNVAANCVDRHVAAGRGAKVALHFEGEPGDRRSITYAELQREVSKAANALLALGIGKGDRVVIYLPVIPETIIITLAVARIGAIHSLVFGGFSAEALKFRVEDTGAKLLVTTDGQFRRGVAVPVKDNADAAVSGDNSIEHVLVVNRTTPAADLATVPMTEGRDVWWHDAVGQAAEVHEPEAFDAETPLFIMYTSGTTGKPKGLVHTSGGYLTQASWSFEHLFSNPDPALRDKDVHWCTADLAWVTAHTYEIYGPLSNGVTQVIFEGTPNTPHPGRHFEIIERYGVTQYYTAPTLVRSLMGWFPDGVPDTCDLSSIRLLGTVGEAVNPEAWRWLRENVGAGTAPVVDTWWQSETGATILSPAPTDTEFKPGCAARPLPGVSTRIVDDGGSTVPPGVQGNIVVDSPGPAIARTVWGNPRRYFDSYWSKYADQGWFLAGDGAKYDSDGDIWILGRVDDTLNVSGHLLSTIEIESALVSHPDVVEAGVCPVADPKTGHAVVAFVVLKAGVSTGSTTGRTGSTTEDLRNHVAKEIGPIAKPRDVVVVPDVPKTRSGKIMRRLLTQLFEGTTLGDTTSLQNEPAIAGIQGAVRDYVKTVPAPHVNGQK, via the coding sequence ATGGGCCTGAGCACCACAGAAACGCTGGACCTGAACGCCGGCGTGCACCCGGACAACGTCGCCTTCTGGGAGCAGCAGGCACTGCGCCTGGAGTGGGACACCCCCTGGCATACCGGGCACCGCTGGGTTCCGGCGGATCCGGAGGCCGGCCGCGGCCCGGGCATCAGCTGGTTTGAGGGCGGCAAGCTCAACGTGGCCGCCAACTGCGTGGACCGCCATGTCGCCGCCGGCCGCGGCGCCAAAGTGGCCCTTCATTTCGAAGGCGAGCCCGGCGACCGCCGGTCCATCACCTACGCCGAACTCCAGCGCGAGGTGTCCAAGGCGGCCAACGCGCTCCTGGCCCTGGGCATCGGCAAGGGCGACCGCGTGGTCATCTACCTGCCGGTCATCCCCGAAACCATCATCATCACGCTGGCCGTGGCACGCATCGGTGCCATCCACTCCCTGGTGTTCGGCGGCTTCTCGGCCGAAGCACTGAAGTTCCGGGTGGAGGACACCGGCGCCAAGCTGCTGGTCACCACGGACGGCCAGTTCCGCCGCGGCGTGGCCGTTCCCGTGAAAGACAACGCGGACGCTGCCGTCTCCGGCGACAATTCGATCGAGCACGTCCTGGTGGTCAACCGCACCACCCCGGCAGCGGACCTGGCAACCGTCCCCATGACCGAAGGCCGCGACGTCTGGTGGCATGACGCCGTCGGGCAGGCTGCCGAGGTGCACGAGCCGGAAGCGTTCGACGCCGAGACTCCCCTGTTCATCATGTACACCTCCGGCACCACCGGCAAGCCGAAGGGCCTGGTGCACACCTCCGGCGGCTACCTGACGCAGGCCTCGTGGAGCTTTGAGCACCTGTTCAGCAATCCTGATCCGGCGCTGCGCGACAAAGACGTGCACTGGTGCACCGCTGACCTCGCCTGGGTCACCGCGCACACCTACGAAATCTACGGGCCGCTGTCCAACGGCGTGACCCAGGTGATCTTCGAGGGGACGCCCAACACCCCGCACCCGGGCCGGCACTTCGAGATCATCGAACGCTACGGCGTGACCCAGTACTACACCGCGCCCACGCTGGTCCGTTCCCTCATGGGCTGGTTCCCGGACGGCGTCCCGGACACCTGCGACCTCTCCTCCATCCGCCTGCTCGGCACGGTGGGCGAGGCCGTCAACCCGGAGGCCTGGCGCTGGCTGCGGGAGAACGTCGGCGCCGGCACCGCCCCGGTGGTGGACACGTGGTGGCAGTCCGAGACCGGCGCCACCATCCTCTCCCCCGCGCCGACGGACACCGAGTTCAAGCCCGGGTGCGCGGCGCGCCCGCTGCCGGGCGTCAGCACAAGGATCGTGGACGACGGCGGCAGTACCGTTCCGCCGGGCGTCCAGGGAAATATCGTGGTTGACTCCCCGGGGCCCGCCATCGCGCGCACTGTCTGGGGCAACCCGCGCCGCTACTTCGATTCCTATTGGAGCAAGTACGCGGACCAGGGCTGGTTCCTGGCCGGCGACGGCGCCAAGTACGACTCCGACGGCGACATCTGGATCCTGGGACGGGTGGACGACACCCTGAACGTCTCCGGCCACCTGCTGTCCACCATCGAGATCGAATCCGCCCTGGTTTCGCACCCGGACGTCGTGGAGGCCGGCGTCTGTCCGGTCGCCGACCCGAAGACCGGGCACGCCGTCGTCGCCTTCGTGGTCCTGAAGGCGGGGGTTTCGACAGGCTCAACCACCGGCCGGACAGGCTCAACCACCGAGGACCTCCGCAACCACGTGGCGAAGGAGATCGGCCCGATCGCCAAGCCGCGCGACGTCGTTGTGGTTCCCGATGTCCCCAAGACCCGCAGCGGCAAGATCATGCGCCGGCTGCTCACCCAACTGTTCGAGGGAACCACCCTCGGCGACACTACCTCGCTCCAAAACGAGCCGGCCATCGCCGGCATCCAGGGCGCCGTGCGCGACTACGTCAAAACCGTACCGGCACCGCACGTCAACGGACAAAAGTAA
- a CDS encoding ABC transporter permease, giving the protein MNTLGDPVITGNKVADQRAAAATATTADAAQAGAGQAPAPAQGWSPAGVRSRNWARLPLGLIIPAALLAAWQLASSSHVFTVVQLPPPAMVLEAAGELLERGELGTHIAISTQRVLIGFLAGAALGLVLGATVGLSKIADTLLAPTIGALRAVPSLAWVPLLILWLKIGEDSKVTLIIIGAFFPVFTTVSLALRHVDRNLVEAARAFGLKGVRLLTTVQLPAVVPAVFSGLRLALAQAWLFLVAAELIASSMGLGFLLMDSQNNGRTDRLFLAIVMLAVIGKMTDALLGLAEKWAVKRWA; this is encoded by the coding sequence ATGAACACTCTCGGAGATCCGGTCATCACCGGCAACAAGGTTGCGGACCAGCGCGCTGCAGCCGCTACCGCAACAACGGCAGACGCTGCCCAGGCGGGCGCCGGTCAGGCACCCGCTCCGGCACAGGGATGGTCTCCCGCCGGAGTCCGCTCCAGGAACTGGGCGCGTCTGCCCCTTGGCTTGATCATCCCGGCCGCCCTGCTCGCTGCCTGGCAGCTTGCCTCCTCCAGCCACGTGTTCACGGTGGTGCAGCTGCCGCCGCCGGCCATGGTGCTGGAAGCTGCAGGCGAGCTGCTGGAACGCGGTGAGCTCGGCACGCACATCGCGATCTCCACCCAGCGGGTCCTGATCGGCTTCCTGGCGGGCGCAGCCCTGGGCCTGGTCCTGGGCGCCACCGTGGGCCTGTCCAAAATCGCGGACACCCTCCTGGCCCCCACCATCGGGGCGCTGCGTGCAGTTCCGTCCCTGGCGTGGGTGCCGCTCCTGATTCTGTGGCTGAAGATCGGCGAAGACTCCAAGGTAACCCTCATCATCATCGGCGCGTTCTTCCCCGTGTTCACCACCGTGTCCCTGGCGCTGCGCCATGTGGACCGGAACCTGGTGGAGGCAGCCCGCGCCTTTGGGCTCAAGGGCGTCAGGCTGCTGACCACGGTGCAGCTTCCCGCGGTCGTTCCCGCCGTCTTTTCCGGACTGCGGCTGGCGCTCGCCCAAGCCTGGCTCTTCCTGGTGGCAGCGGAACTCATCGCCTCTTCGATGGGACTGGGGTTCCTCCTGATGGATTCACAGAACAACGGGCGCACCGACCGGCTGTTCCTGGCCATTGTGATGCTGGCCGTGATTGGAAAAATGACCGACGCCCTGTTGGGCCTGGCCGAGAAATGGGCGGTGAAACGATGGGCCTGA
- a CDS encoding aliphatic sulfonate ABC transporter substrate-binding protein, translating into MPHALPITRRSVLGAAALAASAALALTGCVAGEGSSGSAAAAGSSKGGTLNIDFATYNPLSLVIKDQGWLEASLKDQGVTVNWVQSAGSNKANEALRSGAVDVGSTAGSAALLARSNGSPIKTIDIYSQPEWAALVAPAGSDIASVADLKGKSVAATKGTDPYFFLLQALEEAGLKPGDVTVQNLQHADGRTALENGSVQAWSGLDPIMAGAEQKGARLFYRNLDFNTYGFLNATESFLKDKPELAQAVVNAYEKARAWAAANPDQTAQILASVAGLDLAVAKTVVLERSNLDVDPAPGAAQRKVLEKIGPTFVETGDVKTQQQVDDAVSSLLDDSLVKKADPSAIKDS; encoded by the coding sequence ATGCCGCACGCATTGCCCATCACCCGCCGTTCAGTCCTTGGCGCAGCAGCCCTCGCCGCCTCAGCGGCCCTGGCACTGACCGGATGCGTCGCAGGCGAAGGCTCCTCCGGCAGCGCTGCTGCTGCCGGCAGCAGCAAGGGCGGCACCCTGAACATCGATTTCGCCACCTATAACCCGCTCAGCCTGGTCATCAAGGACCAGGGCTGGCTGGAAGCCAGCCTCAAGGACCAGGGCGTCACCGTGAACTGGGTCCAGTCAGCCGGCTCGAACAAGGCCAATGAGGCCCTGCGCTCAGGTGCTGTCGACGTCGGTTCCACCGCTGGCTCCGCGGCCCTCCTGGCCCGCTCCAACGGATCACCCATCAAGACCATCGACATCTACTCCCAACCCGAATGGGCGGCCCTGGTGGCGCCGGCGGGATCCGACATCGCCTCGGTCGCGGACCTCAAGGGCAAGTCGGTCGCGGCGACCAAGGGCACGGACCCCTACTTCTTCCTGTTGCAGGCCCTGGAGGAGGCGGGGTTGAAGCCCGGCGATGTAACGGTGCAGAACCTGCAGCACGCCGACGGCCGCACGGCCCTGGAAAACGGATCCGTCCAGGCCTGGTCCGGCCTTGATCCGATCATGGCCGGTGCCGAGCAGAAGGGAGCCAGGCTTTTCTACCGGAACCTCGACTTCAACACCTACGGCTTCCTCAACGCCACCGAATCGTTCCTCAAGGACAAGCCGGAACTGGCCCAGGCCGTGGTGAACGCCTACGAAAAGGCCCGGGCGTGGGCAGCAGCGAACCCGGACCAGACAGCCCAGATCCTGGCCAGCGTTGCCGGCCTGGACCTGGCCGTGGCCAAGACCGTGGTCCTGGAGCGCAGCAACCTGGACGTGGACCCCGCGCCGGGCGCAGCACAGCGCAAAGTATTGGAGAAGATCGGGCCCACCTTCGTGGAAACCGGCGACGTCAAGACGCAACAGCAGGTTGACGACGCCGTGAGCTCCCTTCTCGACGACTCGCTGGTGAAGAAGGCTGATCCGTCAGCCATCAAGGACTCCTGA
- a CDS encoding ABC transporter ATP-binding protein yields MTAVLSPLPAEAGPAHAPALPVSFRNLRRTFGTGPAAHTVLRDVTFDVAAGEVLAILGPSGCGKSTLLRAAAGLDYPSSGSVVIEDTTVHGIDPRCAFAFQEPRLLPWHTLQANVAIGLPAGCSAKEGKAKVARLLELVGLENFAKHRPREVSGGMAQRTSLARALARNPGVLLLDEPFGALDALTRIKMQDLLLDIHQAEPTTVLLVTHDVDEALQLADRIIVLGPHASGQGASIVRTVEVPGNRPRKRASAELALMRSSLLETLGVDGH; encoded by the coding sequence ATGACCGCAGTTTTGTCGCCCCTTCCTGCCGAGGCAGGCCCCGCCCACGCCCCCGCCCTCCCGGTGTCCTTCCGGAACCTGCGCCGCACGTTCGGCACCGGTCCGGCCGCCCACACCGTGCTGCGGGACGTGACCTTTGACGTGGCAGCCGGCGAAGTCCTCGCCATCCTGGGCCCGTCCGGCTGCGGAAAGTCCACCCTCCTGCGCGCCGCAGCGGGCCTGGATTACCCAAGTTCCGGCTCCGTAGTCATCGAGGACACCACCGTGCACGGCATTGATCCGCGGTGCGCCTTCGCCTTCCAGGAACCCCGGCTGCTGCCCTGGCACACCCTGCAGGCCAATGTGGCCATCGGCCTGCCTGCCGGATGCAGCGCGAAAGAGGGCAAAGCCAAGGTCGCCCGGTTGCTGGAACTCGTGGGGCTGGAAAATTTTGCCAAGCACCGGCCCCGCGAGGTCTCGGGCGGCATGGCGCAGCGCACGTCACTGGCAAGGGCACTGGCCCGGAACCCCGGCGTCCTGCTGCTCGATGAGCCCTTCGGCGCCCTGGATGCCCTCACCCGGATCAAGATGCAGGACCTGCTCCTGGACATCCACCAGGCAGAGCCCACCACCGTCCTGCTGGTCACCCACGACGTGGACGAAGCCCTTCAGCTCGCGGACCGCATCATCGTGCTTGGCCCTCATGCCTCCGGACAGGGCGCATCCATCGTCAGGACCGTTGAGGTACCCGGCAACCGCCCGCGCAAGCGCGCCTCCGCCGAACTCGCCCTCATGCGCAGCTCGCTCCTGGAGACTCTGGGCGTTGACGGGCACTAG
- a CDS encoding CoA-binding protein translates to MVHVNDPEVIGRLMRNKGRWAIVGLTTNEWRAAYDTSLFIRDRLGMEIIPVNLPGDPVHGEAGYRTLGDIPAEKRPIDVVDCFVNSQKVGAVVDQAIAVGAKAVWLQLGVIDEAAAERAKAAGIDVVMNACPAQLAWKYNL, encoded by the coding sequence ATGGTCCACGTCAACGATCCGGAAGTCATCGGGCGCCTCATGCGAAACAAAGGGCGGTGGGCCATAGTGGGCCTCACCACGAATGAGTGGCGCGCAGCGTACGACACCTCGCTGTTTATCAGGGACCGGCTCGGCATGGAGATCATCCCCGTCAACCTGCCCGGTGACCCCGTCCACGGCGAAGCCGGGTACCGCACCCTCGGCGACATTCCCGCGGAAAAGCGGCCCATCGACGTCGTGGACTGCTTTGTGAACTCGCAGAAGGTGGGGGCTGTGGTGGACCAGGCCATCGCTGTGGGGGCCAAAGCGGTGTGGCTGCAGTTGGGGGTCATCGACGAGGCAGCGGCGGAACGCGCCAAGGCGGCGGGGATCGACGTGGTGATGAACGCCTGCCCTGCCCAGCTCGCCTGGAAGTACAACCTCTGA
- a CDS encoding isopenicillin N synthase family dioxygenase: MSHDQGAIPVLDLSSARQPYGSFSPEFIEQLRHATHDVGFFQITGYGGRPGQAEQLLDILRRFFALPLEERMKLDNRLSPHFRGYTRMGTEVTQGRADAREQIDYSPEREPVKDYPEDQPYWLLQGPNLWPDDSFPELKPAAMEWAELMSEVGMELLRAIAVSLQLPEEYFDDPFRDTPAWMGKLVHYVGGVVEAAGNQGVGTHADYGFVTLLLQDDVGGLEVLPPGTSEWLPVEPLPGALVVNLGEMLEVATEGYLAATIHRVQAPPPGVDRYSVPFFWSPRLDAVIKPVPLAPELKAAARGITDDPSNPLLASFGLNMLKGRMRAHPDVTERHYPELMTR, from the coding sequence ATGTCACACGATCAGGGGGCCATTCCTGTTCTGGATTTAAGTTCCGCACGGCAGCCCTACGGATCTTTCAGTCCCGAGTTCATCGAGCAGCTGCGGCATGCCACCCACGATGTCGGGTTCTTCCAAATCACGGGTTATGGCGGCCGGCCGGGTCAGGCAGAACAGCTCCTGGACATTCTCCGGCGCTTCTTCGCCCTGCCGCTGGAGGAGCGGATGAAGCTGGACAACCGCTTGTCTCCCCACTTCCGCGGCTACACGCGCATGGGCACCGAGGTGACCCAGGGCCGGGCGGACGCCCGCGAGCAGATCGACTATTCACCGGAGCGCGAACCGGTCAAGGATTATCCGGAAGACCAGCCCTACTGGCTGTTGCAGGGCCCCAATCTCTGGCCGGATGACTCTTTCCCCGAGTTGAAGCCGGCAGCCATGGAGTGGGCGGAACTCATGTCCGAGGTAGGCATGGAGCTGCTGCGGGCCATCGCCGTTTCCCTGCAGCTGCCGGAGGAGTACTTTGACGATCCGTTCCGGGATACGCCGGCGTGGATGGGCAAGCTGGTGCACTACGTGGGTGGTGTGGTGGAAGCGGCGGGAAACCAGGGCGTGGGCACGCATGCGGACTACGGGTTTGTCACCCTCCTGCTGCAGGACGACGTGGGCGGCCTTGAGGTGCTGCCGCCCGGCACCAGCGAGTGGCTGCCCGTGGAGCCCCTCCCGGGCGCGCTGGTTGTGAACCTCGGCGAGATGCTGGAAGTGGCCACGGAGGGATACCTTGCGGCCACCATCCACCGCGTCCAGGCCCCGCCGCCGGGCGTCGACCGTTACTCGGTACCGTTCTTCTGGTCCCCGCGCCTTGATGCTGTCATCAAACCCGTCCCGCTGGCACCTGAACTGAAGGCAGCTGCCCGGGGCATCACCGACGATCCCTCCAACCCGCTCCTGGCATCCTTCGGCCTGAACATGCTCAAGGGCCGGATGCGGGCGCATCCGGACGTCACCGAACGGCACTACCCGGAGTTGATGACGCGCTAG
- a CDS encoding MmcQ/YjbR family DNA-binding protein — translation MEPAALRKICLSFPGAYEDYPFGPETAVFKVRANVAGGARHEAKLFALSAMDPRNPYVNLKCEPNLAVQLRAVHPEITGAWHMNKTHWNGIRLDGTLPDDMIRDMVEDSYDLVVAGLNRKQQEQLGWARLAGSRDAIQ, via the coding sequence ATGGAGCCTGCAGCATTGAGGAAGATCTGCCTCTCGTTTCCCGGCGCGTACGAGGATTATCCGTTCGGGCCGGAGACCGCCGTATTCAAGGTCCGCGCCAATGTCGCAGGGGGAGCCCGGCACGAGGCCAAGCTCTTCGCATTGTCCGCCATGGATCCCCGGAACCCGTATGTCAACCTTAAGTGCGAGCCAAACCTTGCCGTGCAGCTCCGCGCCGTGCACCCTGAAATCACCGGCGCATGGCACATGAACAAGACCCACTGGAACGGCATCCGCCTCGACGGGACCCTTCCGGACGACATGATCCGGGACATGGTGGAGGACTCTTACGACCTGGTGGTGGCAGGCCTGAACAGGAAACAGCAGGAGCAGCTTGGATGGGCCCGCCTGGCGGGTTCCCGGGACGCCATCCAGTGA